In Kitasatospora sp. NBC_00240, the following are encoded in one genomic region:
- a CDS encoding AEC family transporter produces MPSLYPLLSAFVPIWVLTAVGYLLARTGLLGEHAEDVLGRFVFHVAMPAALFGMLARTPLGSFANASMLAFAAGTVLASLLGVAVSRWVFGRRPADQAISAMASGYVNSANLGIPVAVQVLGDATFIAPVLLFQVLLVTPVILTTLEAGGAGAERAGRADGYAAAGGTRSAARPGADRARRMLLLPLRNPVILASGLGSAVSAAGWHLPQTLAHSCELLGGAGVPTALVVLGMSLHGRPAAVGAGLPAEVGASVLIKTLVQPLVAFAVGSLVLGLPAHQLLAVVVCSALPTAQNVFIYARQYELSTVLARDSVLYSTLLSMVTLSGAAWVLGSAPH; encoded by the coding sequence ATGCCCTCCCTGTACCCGCTGCTCTCCGCCTTCGTCCCGATCTGGGTGCTCACCGCCGTCGGCTACCTGCTGGCCCGGACCGGACTGCTGGGGGAGCACGCCGAGGACGTCCTCGGCCGCTTCGTCTTCCATGTGGCCATGCCCGCCGCGCTGTTCGGCATGCTGGCGCGGACTCCGCTCGGCTCCTTCGCCAACGCCTCGATGCTCGCTTTCGCGGCCGGTACGGTGCTGGCCTCACTCCTCGGCGTCGCGGTCAGCCGCTGGGTCTTCGGCCGCCGGCCGGCCGACCAGGCGATCAGCGCGATGGCCTCCGGCTACGTCAACTCCGCCAACCTGGGCATCCCGGTCGCGGTCCAGGTGCTCGGTGACGCGACCTTCATCGCGCCGGTGCTGCTCTTCCAGGTCCTGCTGGTCACGCCGGTCATCCTGACCACCCTGGAGGCGGGCGGCGCCGGTGCGGAGCGGGCCGGACGGGCGGACGGTTACGCGGCTGCGGGTGGCACCCGGTCGGCGGCCCGGCCCGGCGCCGACCGGGCCCGCCGGATGCTGCTGCTCCCGCTGCGGAACCCGGTGATCCTGGCCTCGGGGCTCGGGAGTGCGGTCTCGGCCGCCGGCTGGCACCTGCCGCAGACCCTGGCCCACTCCTGCGAACTGCTCGGCGGTGCGGGCGTGCCGACCGCCCTGGTCGTCCTCGGCATGTCGTTGCACGGCCGCCCGGCCGCCGTCGGGGCCGGACTGCCGGCCGAGGTCGGTGCGTCCGTGCTGATCAAGACGCTGGTGCAGCCGCTGGTGGCCTTCGCGGTGGGCAGCCTGGTGCTCGGGCTGCCCGCGCACCAACTCCTGGCGGTGGTGGTCTGCTCCGCGCTGCCGACGGCCCAGAACGTGTTCATCTACGCCCGCCAGTACGAGTTGAGCACCGTCCTGGCCCGCGACTCGGTGCTGTACTCGACCCTGCTCTCGATGGTCACGCTCTCCGGCGCCGCCTGGGTCCTGGGTTCGGCCCCGCACTGA